From the genome of bacterium, one region includes:
- a CDS encoding redox-sensing transcriptional repressor Rex, whose product MVRRHRIKEKVDYRFYNYLYALRILEHQQKETVTSDEMERATGILSPTIRKDFSLHLAAEGIRGKGYVVKDLIKEIEELLGIDQKWDVVLVGVGKIGTSILANKKIQQAGYNIKYAFDSNPAKVGSIIQSIPVQNSKYLKRIVQQEGIKIAIVAVTGDQAPKVIEDLVDAGVEGILNTSGGHVKTPENVMVIDLDLSFYLTELSHFITQLHNKTDNSTESFDELEDDFDLLDEDYEAGGIGGS is encoded by the coding sequence ATGGTTAGGCGGCATCGTATCAAGGAAAAGGTCGATTACAGGTTTTACAATTACCTTTATGCGCTCAGGATCCTGGAGCACCAGCAAAAGGAAACCGTCACGAGCGACGAAATGGAGCGGGCGACAGGCATTCTTTCGCCCACGATTCGCAAGGATTTCAGCCTCCATTTGGCCGCCGAAGGCATCCGCGGCAAGGGGTACGTAGTCAAGGATTTGATCAAGGAGATCGAAGAGCTCCTTGGAATCGATCAAAAATGGGACGTCGTTCTCGTCGGAGTGGGCAAAATCGGCACTTCCATTTTGGCGAATAAAAAGATCCAACAGGCGGGTTACAACATCAAGTACGCGTTCGACAGCAATCCGGCAAAGGTGGGAAGCATAATCCAAAGCATTCCGGTGCAAAATTCCAAGTATCTAAAGCGGATAGTTCAACAGGAGGGAATCAAAATCGCGATCGTCGCCGTCACGGGCGACCAGGCGCCGAAGGTGATCGAAGATCTCGTTGACGCCGGCGTGGAAGGAATTTTGAATACGAGCGGCGGCCACGTGAAAACGCCGGAAAACGTAATGGTAATCGACCTTGATTTGTCTTTTTACCTGACCGAGCTTTCCCATTTCATCACTCAGCTTCACAACAAAACCGACAATTCGACCGAATCGTTCGACGAACTGGAGGATGATTTCGACTTGCTGGACGAAGATTACGAAGCGGGGGGCATAGGGGGGAGTTAG
- a CDS encoding alcohol dehydrogenase catalytic domain-containing protein, which produces MPETMLAAVKAKPAPGCELMDVAIPAPVDNEVLIKVVRTSVCGTDRHIYTWDEWAQGRIKPPLVFGHEGCGEIVAVGPGVRSMKVGDFVSAETHIPCGFCFQCRTGNQHICSHLTILGVDVDGVFAQYAKFPETVCWKNPPDMNPDHASILEPFGNACYTVMESQVSAKEILITGDGPIAAFAAGIARAVGATKIIVTGLVDFLLEICKQMGADYVINVGREKDPKAFIMDHTGGEGVDVVLEMSGAQAAINLGFNVLKKAGTFTAFGISTQDVISWPMNNGVVFKGAKILGINGRKMFETWYQSRNLLMAGRVDPSPVITNRFALKEIDAALKSIFLEGRRASKVTIDPWG; this is translated from the coding sequence ATGCCCGAAACGATGCTTGCCGCAGTGAAAGCCAAGCCCGCGCCCGGATGCGAGCTGATGGACGTCGCCATCCCCGCGCCCGTGGATAACGAAGTGCTTATCAAGGTCGTGCGCACCTCCGTTTGCGGAACCGATCGTCACATATATACATGGGACGAGTGGGCGCAGGGGCGCATCAAGCCGCCGTTGGTATTCGGCCACGAGGGATGCGGCGAAATCGTCGCGGTCGGCCCAGGCGTGCGCTCGATGAAAGTCGGCGACTTCGTTTCGGCGGAGACACACATCCCCTGCGGTTTCTGCTTCCAGTGCCGCACCGGCAACCAGCACATCTGCAGCCATCTCACGATCCTCGGCGTTGACGTGGACGGCGTCTTCGCGCAGTACGCCAAGTTCCCGGAAACCGTCTGCTGGAAGAATCCGCCGGACATGAATCCCGACCACGCGAGCATCCTCGAACCTTTCGGCAACGCGTGCTACACGGTGATGGAGTCGCAAGTATCGGCGAAGGAAATCCTGATTACGGGCGACGGGCCGATCGCCGCGTTCGCCGCGGGCATCGCGCGCGCGGTGGGAGCGACCAAAATTATCGTAACGGGCCTTGTTGACTTCCTGCTGGAAATCTGCAAGCAAATGGGCGCGGATTACGTGATAAATGTCGGCAGGGAAAAAGATCCGAAGGCGTTTATCATGGATCACACGGGCGGAGAGGGAGTGGATGTTGTGCTTGAAATGTCCGGAGCTCAAGCTGCGATAAACCTCGGCTTCAACGTGCTTAAAAAAGCGGGCACATTCACCGCGTTCGGAATAAGCACGCAGGACGTTATTTCGTGGCCCATGAACAACGGCGTCGTCTTCAAGGGGGCGAAGATTCTGGGTATCAACGGCCGCAAGATGTTCGAGACGTGGTACCAGAGCCGCAACCTTCTTATGGCGGGGCGCGTGGACCCGTCTCCGGTCATCACGAACCGGTTCGCGCTGAAAGAAATAGACGCGGCGCTGAAATCCATTTTTCTAGAAGGCCGCAGGGCCAGCAAGGTGACGATCGACCCGTGGGGGTAG
- a CDS encoding SpoIIE family protein phosphatase — MSTANISWRQIAAIFAGFLLLVTVLDAILHFAAPSGIGPIPTPIAISAANLVALFAVLFYILKSNARTQIPPVRKSRQELEFIFNHSVGAIAVCDKTGRVLEVNEEWRRHPYLGQYVELIPTRSLLVANLFDDSSRQSVIESFKSLKQNKQRCKLTLIQQLPRERYSFTATLDFLPAGGGKVLVRLEDESKYREALGMLTEQNLALLDAESRYSQVVAKAGDAIVLIDAETLVITECNPAFERLTGCNAFDLLGKNIIYIFPPEEIEDAAELFRPMEPGESPRSLDLELVGADGKRVIANFRTVRLDLGDQVYILAIARDVTERYELERDLIARNLLFSRIVKIGKALNESLKLSDIVDTLDRELKDLFHYTRFSLLLADEQNLGAFRAECRPPNPARYPLGEDVGVHKSPLWQSFKSGMPSQLFVGKLDVNTLESFGVTEAYPGAIQSLLVVNMIYKNELLGLLVFESDKPDSFDTPTISFITQLSSQLAAILQNARLLEFEKRRSEQFALIYKLSQRVLESLHIDTILKEAGRNLIELFGYDNVFLFLVDEAIGSLYLYSSVGKDGDYIDVGLRVPVGEGLIGIAAQSGKTQFAPDCSKDERFVNHFPGALNIQSEIAIPITKGRHILGVLDVANRAANSFKESDIAVLETVASQLASALMNAYNFENLKEHSEALEAYKEHIANDLELASRIQGNLLPVNFVNSKLELAYRYLPHAGVGGDYAKVVEKDNWLYLIIGDVSGHGVSASLVMSAVNSQVERMISSSKSPAEIAEEINRFIAENFEFMGLYLTFFCGRLDTETDKFEYVNAGHPAVIVQNPQSAPVKLTSSNFPLGLIGKNIAGGFAEDVIYIHRGGRIVMYTDGLLDEKNDGYNEEMLIADLELLKNEHVNYVANRIVELSSDAFPGEANDDRLLVIAEYREKVQILEYFSTISEVDKVIAKLVDLCHASGYSEEETMILRLSSYEMMVNSVKHGHKFDEQKRAYIKGELLDKGWQFTIRDQGCGFDYESIGVVMPDDEDFFRTSGRGINLTRRILDKVSFEDGGRCVILERNFPNGSAP; from the coding sequence ATGTCAACGGCGAATATATCTTGGAGGCAGATCGCCGCCATTTTCGCCGGATTCCTTCTGCTCGTGACGGTGCTGGACGCGATACTGCATTTCGCCGCGCCGTCCGGCATCGGCCCGATTCCCACCCCAATCGCGATTTCCGCGGCCAATTTGGTTGCGCTTTTTGCCGTCCTTTTTTATATTCTGAAAAGCAACGCCCGGACCCAAATCCCGCCCGTGAGGAAATCGCGCCAGGAGCTTGAGTTTATCTTCAATCATTCGGTCGGCGCGATTGCGGTTTGCGACAAAACGGGGCGCGTGCTGGAAGTAAACGAAGAATGGCGGCGTCATCCTTATCTCGGGCAATATGTGGAGCTGATTCCAACGCGCTCGCTGCTGGTGGCGAACCTGTTTGACGATTCCAGCAGGCAATCGGTCATCGAGTCTTTCAAATCGCTGAAACAGAACAAGCAAAGGTGCAAATTGACGCTTATCCAGCAGCTTCCCAGGGAAAGGTACAGCTTTACCGCCACGCTGGATTTCCTTCCCGCCGGAGGCGGAAAGGTGCTCGTCCGTTTGGAGGATGAGTCCAAGTACCGGGAGGCTCTGGGAATGCTGACCGAGCAAAACCTGGCGCTGTTGGACGCGGAATCGCGATACAGCCAGGTCGTTGCGAAGGCCGGCGACGCGATCGTTCTTATCGACGCGGAAACGCTGGTCATCACCGAATGCAATCCGGCCTTCGAAAGATTGACGGGCTGCAATGCGTTCGACTTGCTTGGCAAAAACATAATTTACATATTCCCGCCGGAGGAAATCGAGGACGCGGCGGAGCTTTTCCGTCCGATGGAGCCGGGCGAAAGCCCGCGCTCGCTGGATCTCGAACTTGTGGGCGCGGACGGCAAACGCGTAATCGCAAACTTTCGGACGGTGCGGCTGGATCTGGGCGACCAGGTATACATCCTCGCCATCGCCCGCGACGTGACGGAGAGATACGAGCTCGAACGCGATTTGATAGCCAGGAATCTGCTTTTCAGCAGGATCGTCAAAATCGGCAAGGCGCTTAATGAAAGTTTGAAGCTTTCCGACATAGTGGACACGCTGGACAGGGAGCTGAAGGATCTTTTCCACTACACCAGGTTCTCGCTGTTGCTTGCCGACGAGCAGAACCTGGGAGCATTCCGGGCCGAATGCCGGCCTCCTAATCCGGCGAGATATCCGCTGGGGGAAGATGTGGGCGTTCACAAAAGCCCGCTTTGGCAGTCTTTCAAAAGCGGAATGCCTTCGCAACTGTTCGTCGGAAAGCTCGACGTCAACACCCTTGAAAGTTTCGGCGTGACCGAAGCATACCCCGGAGCGATTCAGTCGCTTCTCGTGGTAAACATGATTTACAAGAACGAATTGCTCGGCCTGCTTGTGTTTGAAAGCGACAAGCCGGATTCGTTCGATACTCCGACCATCAGCTTCATCACCCAGTTGTCCAGCCAGCTTGCGGCGATTCTCCAAAACGCAAGGTTGCTGGAGTTTGAAAAGCGCAGGAGCGAGCAGTTCGCGCTGATTTACAAGCTCTCCCAGCGCGTTCTGGAGTCGCTTCATATCGACACGATTTTGAAGGAAGCCGGCCGCAATCTCATCGAGTTGTTCGGCTACGACAACGTTTTTCTTTTTCTCGTAGACGAAGCTATAGGAAGCCTTTACCTTTACAGCTCGGTCGGAAAAGATGGAGACTACATAGATGTCGGGCTGCGCGTGCCGGTCGGTGAAGGTTTGATCGGAATCGCCGCCCAAAGCGGAAAGACCCAATTCGCGCCTGACTGCTCCAAAGACGAGCGGTTCGTGAACCACTTTCCCGGTGCGCTGAACATCCAGAGCGAAATCGCAATCCCGATTACCAAGGGCAGGCATATTCTGGGAGTTCTGGACGTTGCCAACCGCGCGGCGAATTCCTTCAAGGAATCCGATATCGCGGTTCTCGAAACGGTCGCGAGCCAGCTCGCCAGCGCGCTCATGAACGCATACAACTTCGAGAACCTGAAAGAACACAGCGAGGCGCTCGAAGCGTACAAGGAGCATATTGCCAACGACCTCGAATTGGCGAGCCGCATTCAAGGCAACCTTCTTCCGGTAAATTTCGTAAATTCAAAACTCGAACTTGCCTACCGATATCTTCCTCACGCAGGCGTGGGAGGAGACTACGCCAAGGTTGTTGAAAAAGACAACTGGCTTTATTTGATTATCGGCGACGTGAGCGGACACGGAGTTTCCGCATCCCTGGTGATGAGCGCCGTAAACAGCCAGGTTGAAAGAATGATATCTTCATCCAAAAGCCCGGCCGAAATCGCCGAAGAAATCAACCGCTTCATTGCGGAAAACTTTGAATTCATGGGTCTTTACCTGACGTTTTTCTGCGGAAGGCTGGACACTGAAACCGACAAATTCGAATACGTCAACGCGGGACATCCCGCGGTCATCGTGCAGAATCCCCAATCCGCCCCTGTGAAGTTGACTTCATCGAATTTCCCGCTTGGTTTGATCGGCAAAAACATTGCCGGGGGATTTGCGGAGGACGTCATTTACATACACCGCGGCGGAAGAATCGTGATGTACACGGACGGACTGCTTGACGAGAAAAACGACGGCTATAACGAGGAAATGCTGATTGCGGATTTGGAGCTGCTTAAAAACGAACACGTAAATTACGTGGCCAACAGAATTGTCGAACTATCATCCGATGCGTTTCCGGGCGAAGCGAACGACGACAGACTGTTGGTAATAGCCGAGTACAGGGAAAAAGTACAAATACTCGAGTATTTTTCCACCATATCCGAAGTGGACAAGGTAATCGCCAAGCTCGTGGATTTGTGTCATGCCTCGGGGTATTCCGAGGAGGAAACCATGATATTGAGACTCAGCTCCTACGAGATGATGGTGAATTCCGTCAAGCACGGCCACAAATTCGACGAGCAGAAGCGCGCATATATCAAAGGCGAATTGCTTGACAAAGGCTGGCAGTTCACGATCCGCGACCAGGGCTGCGGCTTCGACTATGAATCGATCGGTGTCGTTATGCCCGACGACGAGGATTTCTTCAGAACCAGCGGGCGCGGAATCAACCTTACGCGCAGGATATTGGACAAGGTTTCATTCGAAGACGGCGGAAGGTGCGTTATCCTGGAGCGGAATTTTCCGAACGGCAGCGCGCCCTAA
- a CDS encoding ABC transporter ATP-binding protein, whose amino-acid sequence MCSRSEARRGCGRLSARAAVNAAGISFGYDGGRVIDGLSLSVAPGELVTISGPNGSGKTTLLNLLSGALAPDSGTVEINGKAVADFSRRELAKAVALMPQYLPYSPWLTVREIVALGRYPHMPAAFSLWERGDDASEGKVAEAMEKAGIAHLADRLSGEISGGELRRTHLARVLAQGASIVLADEPTGDLDLQHVGGMIATLRGLAEGGAAVAAVTHDLNFALALGGRLVLMARGKIAADGIADEMLTQERLASLYGGGFRIEALVSGGRAVLPASSGQGLEAHNG is encoded by the coding sequence ATGTGTTCCCGCTCCGAAGCCCGCCGGGGGTGCGGGCGTCTGAGCGCAAGAGCGGCGGTAAACGCAGCGGGAATTTCGTTCGGATACGACGGCGGGCGCGTGATTGACGGGCTGTCGCTGTCGGTCGCGCCGGGCGAGCTGGTCACGATTAGCGGGCCGAACGGGAGCGGGAAAACGACTTTACTGAATCTGCTTTCGGGCGCGCTTGCGCCGGATTCGGGCACGGTCGAGATAAACGGCAAAGCGGTTGCGGATTTCAGCCGCCGGGAGCTTGCAAAGGCCGTCGCACTGATGCCGCAGTACCTTCCTTATTCGCCCTGGCTGACGGTGCGCGAGATTGTCGCGCTGGGGCGGTATCCGCATATGCCTGCGGCGTTTTCGCTGTGGGAGCGGGGCGATGACGCATCGGAAGGGAAAGTAGCGGAGGCGATGGAGAAGGCCGGAATTGCGCATCTCGCGGACCGGCTGTCGGGTGAAATAAGCGGCGGTGAGCTGCGGCGGACGCACCTGGCACGGGTGCTTGCGCAGGGCGCTTCGATTGTATTGGCGGACGAGCCGACGGGCGATCTGGATTTGCAGCACGTCGGCGGGATGATAGCGACATTGCGCGGGCTCGCGGAGGGGGGGGCGGCGGTCGCGGCCGTCACGCATGATCTCAACTTCGCGCTGGCGCTCGGTGGCAGGCTGGTTCTGATGGCGCGCGGGAAAATTGCGGCAGACGGAATCGCGGACGAGATGCTGACGCAAGAGCGGCTTGCGTCGCTTTACGGCGGCGGATTCAGAATCGAGGCGCTCGTTTCGGGGGGGAGGGCGGTGCTTCCCGCGTCTTCCGGCCAAGGATTGGAGGCGCATAATGGTTGA
- a CDS encoding PKD domain-containing protein codes for MPAVFLAIGAVIVFASCRAAGRLFDASNPSSQPQNLVPPAIENSDPGALLDAISEISEFEVPQDADPQTFDILRAKLIEFVTSASSRKSGLREASSVPKAGFGAVSDLIYDEESGTLSWTYTNWGDYDGSGEVNVADITPIAMYFGSKVEDGAGYPELKRWIDGDGDGEIGVSDIVPIALNYLGEVWGYAVFASETRDGAFSAKLPGSVETTTGAGIPKRCSFEVPAEAGNFFVVRPLDGSGNYGEASNIAPKGIEPRVLSVTPTSGDQGSVVTFEAQVEGSEPLTYFWDFGGAALPNNATDASPEVVLTTYGDFQATLTLSNALGSHAFEFPLSVVPVGTAPEILWVLPETAVEGEFVPFMPFVTGSAPLLAEWDFGEGASPRYSNEAAPLVIWDEPGDYSVHLKVSNYFGSDEVVIVIHIIRQGVSPVVFGASPIKGAEGETVKFIPLIGGSYPMDFNWQFGEAATPSTTTDRFPVVTLGHPGKYRCVLTASNYFGTDETTFELTVTDGDAYGNWPQPGRWATHRSRADVPVAVDSENPRAGRILGLPGKVDSSPIVDEYGAVYVVVADESADPPIDRFCAAKRSGDIEVLFEAVDIIDDPVMDGEGRIFLKAGDGTEYFLYAIGRGYGNLLWSKPIGGAALGLACTKDGKVVAGTSIPNSEPSVKSYWNTGELRWSISAKSEGPGSIAIAPDETAYIFGEDGIKAFGYDSGVSWSKYWSYYGDGGISIGLGGEVLLAAWQEKLVAFDRLGTELWLGGLTACSGPPAVGIDGSVYYGVYPNYLDSISQEGQQLWSTEFTNLGWYDGEANGPLISAPAMDSNGTLYFLFFGQIDDQSQVVSISSTGELLWEYPVGSVQVHHNPAISADGRLFVPAGDLYVFGGEVTGPQAALDVSESTGQVPFTVTLDASGSTDEDGSLLTYEWDVEGDGVWDFNSGYAPKVRHTYTHPGSYSPVVKVSDDGESDYAQASVTASPSMHDKEWHITVLDSGYNGYYRPSMIVSENKPGIAISKYGVLFYLSALDPYGQSWNAPIDPGFSNFGLVFTASEILGKPAMAFSSDLFNDYLAYATAEDQSGFVWSPPVSVDYLMYHDPLGISLQEVNGNPAAAFSRFARGFWFIHANDPDGISWAAPVQLEPGGMNYWEYSVSLVEAGGKPCVFYVHDNQLKATVALDANGDEWNSSVTLDDLELNYSENRVVAAIEVSGCPAVVYFNGSGIYYMRALDPEGTSWGNRVFIDNSNSNFSPSAGIIGGVPAIAYAQHLNVPGMFDGCALAIIRATDADATSWGEPEIIDSLGDVGHFASIAENSVGPCIAYQDRTKQALKFAIYY; via the coding sequence TTGCCGGCGGTTTTCCTTGCAATCGGCGCCGTCATTGTTTTTGCCAGTTGCCGTGCAGCCGGGCGGCTGTTCGATGCGTCCAATCCGTCGTCGCAACCTCAAAATCTCGTTCCGCCGGCCATTGAAAACTCGGACCCCGGCGCGCTCTTGGATGCAATATCGGAGATAAGCGAGTTCGAGGTACCGCAAGACGCCGATCCTCAAACCTTCGATATTTTGCGCGCAAAGCTCATTGAATTTGTTACATCCGCATCCTCCAGAAAATCGGGACTCCGCGAAGCATCCAGCGTGCCAAAGGCAGGATTCGGCGCGGTATCCGATCTCATTTACGATGAAGAATCTGGCACGCTATCCTGGACTTATACGAATTGGGGCGATTACGACGGCAGCGGCGAAGTAAATGTGGCCGATATAACGCCGATAGCCATGTATTTCGGCTCGAAGGTGGAAGACGGCGCCGGATATCCGGAACTTAAAAGGTGGATCGACGGCGACGGCGATGGCGAAATAGGTGTTAGCGATATCGTCCCGATCGCTTTGAATTACCTGGGCGAAGTTTGGGGCTACGCCGTGTTCGCGTCAGAAACCCGCGACGGAGCTTTTTCGGCCAAGCTTCCGGGAAGCGTTGAAACAACGACGGGGGCGGGCATCCCCAAGCGCTGTTCGTTCGAAGTTCCGGCGGAGGCAGGAAATTTTTTCGTGGTAAGGCCGCTCGACGGATCTGGTAATTATGGAGAGGCGAGCAACATTGCGCCAAAAGGAATCGAGCCGCGGGTTTTGTCCGTAACACCTACTTCGGGCGACCAGGGAAGCGTGGTAACGTTCGAGGCGCAGGTCGAAGGAAGCGAACCACTCACGTATTTTTGGGATTTCGGAGGCGCCGCACTGCCGAATAATGCGACCGACGCATCGCCTGAAGTCGTGCTGACTACATATGGTGATTTCCAGGCCACGCTTACTTTATCGAATGCACTCGGCTCCCATGCTTTCGAATTCCCCCTTTCGGTTGTGCCGGTCGGAACCGCGCCCGAAATACTTTGGGTGCTTCCCGAAACCGCGGTCGAGGGCGAATTCGTGCCGTTTATGCCGTTCGTTACCGGCTCCGCGCCGCTTTTGGCGGAGTGGGATTTCGGCGAAGGAGCTTCGCCACGGTACTCGAACGAAGCAGCGCCGCTTGTGATATGGGACGAGCCGGGCGATTACAGCGTGCATCTCAAGGTGTCGAATTATTTCGGCTCTGACGAGGTTGTCATTGTAATTCACATAATTCGCCAAGGAGTATCGCCGGTAGTTTTCGGCGCATCGCCAATAAAGGGGGCAGAAGGAGAAACGGTCAAGTTCATACCCTTGATTGGCGGCTCGTATCCGATGGACTTCAACTGGCAGTTCGGCGAGGCCGCAACTCCCTCTACAACAACCGACAGATTCCCGGTGGTCACGCTGGGTCATCCGGGCAAGTACAGATGCGTTCTGACCGCGTCGAATTACTTCGGTACCGACGAAACGACTTTCGAATTAACTGTCACCGACGGCGACGCGTATGGCAACTGGCCCCAGCCAGGCCGCTGGGCGACTCACCGGAGCAGGGCGGATGTGCCGGTTGCAGTGGACAGCGAGAATCCGCGGGCTGGGAGGATACTCGGATTGCCGGGCAAGGTGGATTCAAGCCCGATTGTGGACGAGTACGGCGCGGTTTATGTCGTTGTGGCGGACGAGTCCGCAGATCCCCCGATTGACAGGTTTTGCGCTGCCAAACGGTCAGGCGATATCGAAGTGCTTTTCGAAGCCGTCGACATAATTGACGATCCTGTGATGGACGGCGAAGGCAGGATATTCCTGAAAGCGGGCGATGGAACGGAGTATTTCCTATATGCGATAGGCCGCGGCTATGGAAACTTGCTTTGGTCCAAGCCTATTGGCGGGGCGGCGCTTGGATTGGCTTGCACCAAAGATGGAAAAGTCGTTGCAGGAACTTCGATTCCGAACTCGGAACCTTCCGTAAAGTCCTATTGGAATACGGGAGAACTCAGATGGTCGATTTCCGCAAAGTCGGAAGGGCCGGGAAGCATCGCTATTGCACCGGACGAAACCGCGTACATTTTTGGCGAAGATGGAATCAAGGCATTTGGCTATGATTCGGGCGTTTCATGGTCAAAGTACTGGTCCTATTATGGGGATGGAGGCATATCTATCGGGTTGGGCGGGGAAGTTCTGCTTGCCGCGTGGCAAGAAAAACTTGTTGCCTTTGATCGTCTCGGCACGGAATTATGGCTAGGCGGGTTGACCGCATGCAGCGGGCCTCCGGCAGTCGGGATTGACGGCTCCGTATATTATGGAGTGTATCCCAATTACCTGGATTCAATTTCGCAAGAAGGTCAGCAATTGTGGAGCACGGAGTTCACCAATTTGGGGTGGTACGATGGCGAGGCCAACGGACCATTGATTTCAGCGCCGGCTATGGATTCAAACGGCACGCTGTATTTTCTTTTCTTCGGCCAGATCGATGACCAGAGTCAGGTAGTTTCCATATCCTCTACCGGAGAATTGCTTTGGGAGTATCCGGTCGGCTCGGTTCAAGTCCACCACAATCCCGCAATCAGCGCCGACGGCAGGCTTTTCGTACCCGCGGGCGATCTTTACGTTTTCGGCGGAGAAGTGACCGGTCCGCAGGCTGCGCTCGATGTCTCGGAATCAACTGGACAAGTCCCGTTTACGGTGACGCTCGATGCGTCGGGTAGCACTGACGAAGACGGCTCGTTGCTTACTTACGAATGGGATGTGGAAGGCGACGGCGTTTGGGATTTCAATTCGGGATACGCGCCGAAAGTCAGGCATACCTACACGCATCCGGGAAGCTATTCGCCGGTAGTCAAAGTGTCCGACGACGGTGAAAGCGATTATGCTCAAGCATCGGTTACTGCATCGCCAAGCATGCACGACAAGGAGTGGCACATAACGGTATTGGATTCCGGTTACAATGGCTACTATCGACCATCGATGATTGTGAGTGAGAACAAACCGGGCATCGCTATTTCAAAATATGGCGTACTCTTTTATTTGTCGGCATTGGATCCGTATGGACAATCTTGGAATGCGCCAATCGATCCCGGTTTTTCAAATTTCGGCTTGGTTTTCACTGCATCGGAGATCCTTGGAAAACCTGCAATGGCATTCAGTTCCGACCTGTTCAACGATTACCTGGCTTATGCAACTGCCGAAGACCAGTCAGGTTTTGTTTGGAGCCCTCCCGTGTCGGTGGATTATCTTATGTATCATGATCCACTTGGTATTTCGTTGCAGGAAGTAAACGGGAATCCTGCAGCTGCTTTTTCGCGATTTGCGCGTGGCTTTTGGTTCATCCATGCAAACGACCCGGATGGAATATCTTGGGCAGCACCCGTTCAACTTGAGCCCGGGGGAATGAACTACTGGGAATACTCGGTATCGTTGGTTGAAGCAGGTGGCAAACCTTGCGTTTTCTACGTCCATGACAACCAGCTAAAGGCAACCGTGGCTCTGGATGCCAACGGCGACGAATGGAATTCCTCTGTCACTCTCGATGATTTGGAACTAAACTATAGCGAAAACCGTGTAGTGGCAGCGATAGAAGTATCGGGTTGTCCTGCTGTTGTTTATTTCAATGGAAGCGGAATTTACTATATGCGCGCTTTGGATCCCGAAGGAACAAGTTGGGGCAATAGGGTATTCATAGATAATTCCAATTCGAATTTTTCGCCTTCGGCAGGAATTATTGGTGGAGTGCCTGCAATTGCATATGCACAACACTTGAATGTGCCAGGGATGTTCGACGGATGCGCGCTCGCCATCATTCGCGCCACCGATGCGGACGCTACCAGCTGGGGCGAGCCCGAAATCATCGACAGCCTGGGCGACGTTGGCCATTTCGCCTCCATCGCCGAAAATTCCGTCGGGCCTTGCATCGCGTATCAGGATCGCACGAAACAGGCGCTGAAGTTCGCAATTTATTATTGA
- a CDS encoding ABC transporter substrate-binding protein, producing MVERYRGRRTAYFAFCFWAVVFVLLIALPYLRQAYSTFSRIPENKNAGIESPAAKSDAEWPLTKFDALGREVTLAKPPERIVSLSPAITETVFALGAGGRLVGRSDFCNYPPEVAYIKSIGGLLNPSLEDIVLLQPDLVFVQKVSPREIVERLGEAGVAVFAVDEATSLNGVLETIRIIGIMCASRDNAIRLEFEKSALMAEYKSRRRAHAWRVYFGGVEAPYYTAGEGTFIDDLISLAGARNIASGEGRERKSSQGWPQLSPEEIASADPEVILVGHSPLVAGKDATDSILSAARKNPAFRNTSAVKYGRICVIDQDELLRPGPRIFNALEKFSAYLDGLEDVE from the coding sequence ATGGTTGAGAGATACCGCGGACGGCGGACGGCATACTTTGCGTTTTGCTTCTGGGCGGTTGTGTTCGTCCTGCTGATCGCGCTGCCGTATCTGCGCCAGGCGTACTCGACGTTTTCACGCATACCCGAAAACAAGAACGCCGGAATCGAATCCCCGGCGGCGAAAAGCGATGCCGAATGGCCTCTGACCAAATTCGACGCACTGGGACGCGAAGTGACATTGGCGAAACCGCCGGAGCGCATCGTATCGCTCTCTCCCGCGATTACGGAAACGGTATTTGCGCTCGGCGCGGGGGGGAGGCTCGTGGGCCGCTCGGATTTCTGCAACTATCCTCCTGAAGTTGCATACATAAAATCAATTGGTGGATTGCTCAACCCGTCGCTTGAAGACATCGTTCTTCTTCAACCGGATCTGGTGTTCGTGCAGAAGGTCAGCCCGAGGGAAATCGTGGAGAGGCTGGGGGAGGCGGGCGTCGCGGTTTTTGCGGTCGATGAGGCGACATCTCTCAATGGCGTTTTGGAGACGATCCGGATAATCGGAATTATGTGCGCAAGCCGCGATAATGCGATTCGGCTTGAATTCGAAAAATCGGCGCTTATGGCGGAGTATAAGTCGCGCAGACGCGCGCACGCATGGCGCGTGTATTTCGGAGGAGTCGAAGCGCCGTACTACACGGCGGGAGAGGGCACGTTTATAGACGACCTGATTTCACTTGCGGGCGCCAGGAACATCGCGAGCGGGGAGGGAAGAGAACGGAAATCGTCGCAGGGATGGCCGCAGCTTTCGCCGGAGGAAATAGCCTCCGCGGATCCGGAGGTTATACTCGTCGGGCATTCTCCGCTCGTCGCGGGGAAAGATGCAACGGATTCCATTCTTTCCGCGGCGCGCAAAAATCCGGCGTTCCGAAACACCTCCGCCGTGAAATACGGACGGATTTGCGTAATAGATCAGGACGAGCTGCTGCGTCCGGGACCGCGCATTTTCAACGCGCTCGAAAAGTTCTCCGCATATCTCGACGGACTGGAGGATGTCGAGTGA